The DNA sequence atcgttctcctgtatgagtacagcgactgcaattagaaggcatcatgttaatgttactacttagcttcggctgttggaggtcctgacgaaccatgtccatATAAAGCGTCCGGGGTATGAGGATTCTGTGTTATGCACTATAGCCCGTTACCATATTTGTGATttaatattatctgctgttggcttgtgtggatgtatgtatgtgttatgcaacatagctgacttgaacccttgttaacagtttcagggccatgggcctttctcatgatggaaaaatacagaataacatgaagacaGGACCTGTGCAATGAGTTGGGGGGGGCACAATCAGAACGTAGTGTTGCGAGAACAAAcagtcttttgttagataacaggagctaGGTTCCTGATAACTGCATATTCTACACAGCTACAACGACTGACCGCTGAAGCGCTTAGGGGCTGGGACCAGCCTCTgcgccaacaatcaacgataggctgggtgagtctaaaccacgcccagtctctactctgacaggccggctcggaagcaggaactacttctgtcatcagagtatattataatatctttgttaggaacaagtcagttctctgttttGCCCTAcgaggtgggacagagagcccgtatatacgaaaattgcatttaccacttattgcttagctaataaaaataCATAGcatacaatcggtgactcattgtcatatttatcctgataccagattcgaattgacACAACCCGTACAATTGGTGACACCGAACGTGATCTGGTGAAGGACTTCGCTGGACATTGGTGTGCCAGCCGATTGGCCAGTACTGTCGTCGGACGCTGTCGTCGGACGGTGTGTCTCACAAATCCTGACCGGTCAACTAAAAAAGGTAAGCAGACACCTGTTGTGAAAAACTAAAGTTCTGCACATTGGCGTTATCCAAATTTAGTTTTGTGAGACACCTGTTTGATGTATGTAACCAAATTCTATTAATTTATATTGGTAAAGGATCATGAGGAATACatagtggtaaatgcaattttgaACTGATCGATCGCTCTTATGGTATAACAACTAATGTAATGTACTAAATGGGTCGGTTGGTGTAACGCGTACCCAGTTGTTTGAATGACGGTGAATCAGATCGGTTAAAGGAatttactagtgtgtgtgtgagcaggatCGCAATGTAACAATGAATGCTGTGTACTGGTGTGCATGAGGACATTTTTCTAGTATAAATGGATATTTACTTTGGGTAAATTTAGAGTGAGTGCAGTACTACTGGGATATAAGTGGGCGCGCTGTATCAGAGTGAATGATCTACGGATAGAATTTGCAGGCCAACAAATTAAAAAGACCTGTGTTACATTGGATGGTTGCTGAAGCATATGTAGTACATTAGATATTTCAGTTGTAGCTGGTATCAAGTTTGAATGAAAGGTTTATAGATCCTTATAAGGGTTATAGTACCTGGTTGTATTGCATAAGAGTAAGGGAAGATAAATAACTGCGCATTTGTATTATTTAAATTGAGTGATTCAAACTGACGTATGTTTGCAGGTCTGAGTGATTCGAACTGACGTATGTTTGCAGGTCTGAGTGATTCGAACTGACGTATGTttgcaggtttgagtgattcGAACTGACGTATGTTTGCAGGTCTGAGTGATTCGAACTGACGTATGTTTGTGTCGAACGTATGTTTTAGGTATTGAGTGATTCGAACTGACGTATGTTTGTTTGGCCAGTTCTGTTTATGATTCAGAACTGATGTATGTTTGTCAGGTTTGAGTGATTCAACTGAGACTATGTTTGTAAGGTTTGAGTGATTCGAACTGACGTATGTTTGCTCTCAGGTTCTGACCTATCAGGTGATTCGAACTGAACCGTATGTTTCTCCAGGTCTGAGTGATTCGAACTGACGTATGTTTGCAGGTCTGAGTGATTCGAACTGCGTATGTTTGACAGGTCTGAGTGATTCAGGAACTGGCGTATGTTTGCAGGTCTGAGTGATTCGAACTGGTGTATGTTTGCAGGTCTTGATTCGAACAGTAAGTTTGCAGGTCTGATGATTCGAACTGATCGTATGTTTGCAGAGGTCTGAgtgattcatcttctcctttGTTTGACCAGGTGGAGTGATCGAACTCTGTATGTttgcaggtttgagtgattcGAACTGACGTATGTTTGAAGGTCTGAGTGATTcggggaaactgttccatgatttgccatcacggttgacaactccattgtgttcCTCCCAGAGCGCTATGTTTGCAGGTCTGAGTGATTCGAACTGACGTATGTTTGCAGGTCTGAGTGATTCGAACTGACGTATGTTTGCAGGTCTGAGTGATTCGAACTGACGTATGTttgcaggtttgagtgattcgaactcgtatgtttgcaggtttgagtgattcGAACTGATGTATGTTTGCAGGTCTGAGTGTTCAACCTTGACGTACCCCGCTCCTTTCCAGGTTTGAGTGATTCGAACTGATGTATGTttgcaggtttgagtgattcgaactgatgtatgtttgaaggtttgagtgattcgaactgatgtatgtttgcaggtttgagtgattcgaactgatgtatgtttgcaggtttgagtgattcgaactgatgtatgtttgcaggtttgagtgattcgaactgacgtatgtttgcaggtttgagtgattcGAACTGATGTATGTTTGAAGGTTTGAGAGAGTCGAACCGTATGATTGTGGTACATTAGGTATTAAGTCGATGTACTAATACCAAGTTTGTATGACCTTCGGGTAAATAACAGGTGTGAGACCTAGGTTATGTTTTGAAACGGTAAAGGAGAAGTGCACGGTGTTTACTAGACAGTGGCTAGATTGGGACACATCCTAAGGCAGCACACAATTGAACCTGATCATTTATAATGTATTCAAATTAAAACaagtaattgaaatacattaGACAATGGCTAATCAGGAGGCAGAGAAGGTGTTGAAAACATTGAAATCAGCATTAGAGACcaatggaggaaaagagagaaagaaaggagaaaaaTTATACAGACGATGGATAGAAGAGGGCAGTATTGCCGCGCCCAACGGGCTCCCAGTCGACGGGGAGCCCGCTTAAATACTGGTGACATAACGAAAAACATAGACTAAAATTCATTCTGATTGTAATTCAAATATTTAtagcatccaacccggaagccagccacaccaatgtgtcggaggaaacaccgtgcacctggcaaccttggctagcgtgcactgcgcccggcccgccacaggtgttgctggtgcgcgatgagacaaggacatccctaccgaccaagcactccctaacccggacgacgctaggccaattgtgcatcgccccttggacctcccggtcgcggccggttacgacagagcctgggcgtgaacccagagtctctgatagcacagctggcgctgccgtacagcgcccttaaccatcCGGGAGGCTGAGACATGATATCTTAAAGGGGTACACTCACATATGaaatattacagtttttattTTCTGAGTCTTAATTAAATAGGTGAAATCTTTTGATAAGAGGAATGTTGTTTAATATAGTAAAAACACTTCTTTGGGGGTGGTATGACTTATGACCTCCATTGTAACTTTCCTTTGTGGTCTGATCAGCCTCATTGGAAAGCCATTTGGATGGAGAATCTAGGGTCATTTGCAATACTGATATTAAGGTAATTTAATACCAAAAGGCAGTGAAAATTACATTATAGTGTCATtatattttctctgatgaatgtGGTGTGAAAATGAGCTAGGATAAGTTTTAATTATGGTAGACTCATGTTAAGTATTTGGGACATATTTTGAGCCAACAGGGCTGGGAAGAAATTGAGATATTTGTGTTTGGTTTTAACACCTGTGTATACGAGGGTGCcagtgtacctgtgtaatggggGAGGGTGTCCATATGGGGATTACATGATAACCAATTTAGGACAGTTCTGGGATTGGAGAAGAGGGTATCCTTAGAGCATAGGGGATCCCACAAAGGTGGATAGTTTTTCCATGATATgggggaaacctgggagcactgtTGAACTCTGTAAAGGTGATGACATCCTACTAACCATCAAAACTATTAAGCTCTCTGATGCAGGCACTTACACCCTCGGACTACAAAGGACCGGGACAGACACGATGGGTGTGTTTTCTATTAAGGTGCTGCCAAAACCACAGAGGTCCCAGACGAACTTGAGCCAGACACACTCCTCTTCCACCCCTGGACCGAGCCTGCCACCCACCACCACTGTGTCAAATCCCATTCAGGTAATTAACGTTAGAGACTATTCAGCTATTGATCAATTAGGCACCGAGACTGGTTTTGATGGTAGGGACAATTTGTGGCTGTCTTATATGAGGTATACAGCTAAGACCCTGAAAAGAAAGGACTGCATTGTATGTGGTCATGCTAGACCTGTTCTGGCTACACACCCATTTGCtataggagaaggagaggggtgctTGTGTATTCTGAGAAGTTTTTACCAGGATAAGCCCAATTCAACCCTCTGTTCCTCTTTGAGCCTTGTGTTTCCTACAATATCTCCTCATCGGGCCCCTTGGGGTGTTAAGGCATATGGGGGCAATTACAGTTGCATCACGGGTACAGGTAGTGGCATGGACTATGGGAGATTGCCTGAAGCTGATTGCAGCAGTAACATAACCATTAATGTCACTTGGCCAGGTGCAGGTCTAAACCAAACTAGTGGTCTGGCTGATGTGTGGTGGATATGTGGACCCAAAAGAGTACTGAGACCCATTCTTAGAGGAGACTGGCAAGGTACGTGTGCTCTGACCAGTTTGATAATTCCACTGACCATTGTTGATGTTACTGCTGAACAGCTGTTGGGTTCTGTATCCAGGGGGCCTGAAACATTCCATCCCATGGGAGACATAGACGTAGTGCTCCATGGACGGAGGATGTAGTTgacagcctccagtatttaagctgcagtagtttatgtgtctgggggctagggtcagtttgttatatctggagtacttctcctgtcctattcggtgtcctgtgtgaatctaagtgtgcgttctctaattctctcctctctttctttctctctctcggaggacctgagccctaggaccatgccccaggactacctgacatgatgactccttgctgtccccagtccacctggccgtgctgctgctccagtttcaactgttctgccttattattattgaccatgctggtcatttatgaacatttgaacattttgaccatgttctgttataatctccacccggcacagccagaagaggactggccaccccacatagcctggttcctctccaggtttcttcctaggttttgggctttctagggagtttttcctagccaccgtgcttctacacctgcattgcttgctgtttggggttttaggctgggtttctgtacagcactttgagatatcagctgatgtacgaagggctatataaatacatttgatttgatttgattttacataCACAATAATCTGTTGGGTGTGCCAGTGGGGGTTCCTCATGAGTTTCAGGCCTTGGGTAGGAATGATGGACTCTGGCACTTACTACCTATTATAGGTCCAGCCATAGTGGATGCAAGACAGACTGCATGGATAAATTATATCTACTATAATCAACAGCGTTTTGTGAATTACTCCCGTGATGCACTCACTGGTATGTCTGAACAGCTGGAGGCCACATCTAGGGTTGCCAGACAGAATAGACTTGCTTTGGATATGCTTCTTGCCAGTCAGAGGGGTGTCTGTAAGATGTTTGGTGAACAATGTTGCACGTTTATTCCTAATAACACCAGTCCAGATGGTAGTATATCTAAGGCCCTTAGTGGGCTTGATGCACTATCTGCTGAGATGAGGACCATGGCgggggtggaggagtctggacTGTTCTCTTGGTTGGGAGCCTGGTTTGGTAAGTACACTGATATGGTGGTTACTGGATTTCTGACCCT is a window from the Oncorhynchus keta strain PuntledgeMale-10-30-2019 unplaced genomic scaffold, Oket_V2 Un_contig_4567_pilon_pilon, whole genome shotgun sequence genome containing:
- the LOC127924796 gene encoding uncharacterized protein LOC127924796; the protein is MIWGKPGSTVELCKGDDILLTIKTIKLSDAGTYTLGLQRTGTDTMGVFSIKVLPKPQRSQTNLSQTHSSSTPGPSLPPTTTVSNPIQVINVRDYSAIDQLGTETGFDGRDNLWLSYMRYTAKTLKRKDCIVCGHARPVLATHPFAIGEGEGCLCILRSFYQDKPNSTLCSSLSLVFPTISPHRAPWGVKAYGGNYSCITGTGSGMDYGRLPEADCSSNITINVTWPGAGLNQTSGLADVWWICGPKRVLRPILRGDWQGTCALTSLIIPLTIVDVTAEQLLGSVSRGPETFHPMGDIDVVLHGRRM